A single Anopheles maculipalpis chromosome 3RL, idAnoMacuDA_375_x, whole genome shotgun sequence DNA region contains:
- the LOC126561371 gene encoding rab GTPase-activating protein 1, whose protein sequence is MEKQSGRAKNKSSSSTTIGEATTEKLHTASVAGASVEGGVTGTDSSTVSKKNTHPDSTSGNLSPVQLLQSADTSPQLGTTKSEDSLSIKSSDSVTTSGEYEIVPEAPSLGEDLVDAPASVQFGSEPIRSTAANGNPGGDIGADLAECIADDGESGEKESVKKRAVEAKKLTAISPILNIEGNGNMMDLEKNMNEVIHELEEERTLSGASEPSSSNKATPVRSPANQSSQNQHGVEEGDGANSKKPQVPTTLRLGLQSMRANFTIGGGEGSTDTTPNALLSPEGIGRGVGQSVFYDCLDSSPLTEKKDDMKPVGGAAAVAAGETDEELSDIDQDCTIFSGVTYLGASRINAPKSEREILQKVTEMNGGGVGGGSCTGMGSGSDSPLGLKVSVSIPTCSEGLVVLYDCESHAVVATYEVQRILFFARGPVGTADQACFAFTWSHGESQETAVHQCHVFRCNIPEAVTQVSTCFAKAFQRVLPPSIPASMTTSLAESGANVMLSSVTSDTAGNPIQSAMYEFAVSVEIKEKERNSSYVTVPRDVKSSFRLRSKTDKEVCITVRQVPSDRFPSLLIERCFGVLLSPGRIVRQADMQLLDMVSMGYVKPLDGGANSASNGPGNGSNTGANTACNSNNTSGTGGSVPSPANFSQFPYQIKAEWKAHAFEPLNMETPKKALTVAVDLVIKGIQEPVRFVIETSVAILSQSELRIVPNMFTNKRPLLLHYYLTLRENGEGTWEVDSIDHSDEIVEPQAPSTTSSLSLNFNFKNWTFRNSASVQSMQDFDEPSPTDYSSDGDEPLLSGTGEVSRNCTAAQLDEWQGIILEWYQEGPEKRPRNLPNLVRMGIPEPLRGTVWQRLACVENRTEMFDSYRVLITKETSCETVIQRDINRTFPAHKFFKENGGTGQENLYKVSKAYAVYDTEVGYCQGLSFIAASLLLHMPEEEAFCVLVALMYNYGLRDMYKMGFESLYLRLYQLNRLMKDQLPDLYEHFAQMGVESHMFASQWFLTLFTARFPLYFVFYILDVFLLDGIPVLFQVALTLLNVCRKDLLELDFEGILKYFRVTLPKKCRSETQAKKLMKLSFECKVKKLKKYELEYLAKKEETERKEQELKQYEARYGEERSKLQQEIATLNEKIEAMAREDRKNAGIIQDYKRIIQRQEAENGKLHTMLDDLTKTISTCSKCTASIPQSSPLHKSYGKNFQQANTVNNNNEQHNHPLAALDHPDGGTGPTGMTGGKGSAGASAVIGGLGPLDPLVIASQRIRELELELAQTKLAQVEAECKNQDLHHQLNTTVTELQATRSSWQPWLSKTLNSIQEKVVTKRDVNPPAPTFQSYASMADGSTKNHSNTLPHVRNNNHKPTLAQRHSLAQVNFPGSDSTSNSSATDADGNGDPQVLARAKYDSSVNILYKDTRCNSLK, encoded by the exons ATGGAAAAACAGTCGGGCAGGGCGAAGAACAAAAGTAGTAGTAGCACAACGATCGGTGAAGCAACTACAGAGAAATTACACACTGCGTCTGTTGCTGGTGCTAGCGTGGAAGGAGGCGTAACCGGGACGGATAGCAGCACAGTGTCCAAGAAGAACACTCATCCCGATAGTACTTCCGGGAACTTGTCGCCCGTCCAGCTGCTGCAATCAGCCGACACATCGCCGCAGCTGGGCACGACAAAGTCCGAGGACAGTCTGAGCATCAAATCGTCCGACTCCGTAACGACGAGTGGTGAGTACGAGATCGTCCCGGAAGCACCATCACTCGGGGAGGATCTGGTCGACGCACCAGCATCCGTACAGTTCGGCAGTGAACCGATTCGCAGTACCGCAGCCAATGGCAACCCGGGCGGGGACATTGGTGCTGATTTAGCTGAGTGTATTGCAGACGACGGAGAATCCGGGGAGAAGGAGTCGGTCAAGAAGCGAGCGGTAGAGGCGAAAAAATTGACCGCAATCTCACCGATACTGAACATCGAGGGAAACGGCAATATGATGGATCTGGAGAAGAACATGAACGAGGTAATACACGAGCTGGAGGAGGAGCGCACACTTAGCGGGGCCAGTGAACCGAGCTCTTCAAACAAAG CAACACCGGTCCGAAGTCCCGCTAATCAAAGCTCCCAAAATCAACATGGCGTCGAAGAGGGAGATGGCGCTAACTCCAAGAAACCACAAGTTCCGACCACTCTACGCCTTGGGCTTCAAAGTATGCGAGCAAACTTCACGATCGGTGGCGGAGAAGGTTCTACAGACACCACGCCAAACGCACTACTCTCCCCGGAAGGGATCGGTCGTGGTGTCGGTCAATCCGTGTTCTACGATTGTCTCGACAGCAGTCCACTGACCGAGAAGAAGGACGATATGAAGCCGGTGGgaggtgctgctgctgttgctgcgggcGAAACCGACGAAGAGCTGTCCGATATCGATCAGGATTGTACGATATTTAGTGGCGTAACGTATCTCGGAGCATCACGCATCAATGCACCGAAATCGGAGCGTGAAATCCTTCAGAAGGTGACCGAAATGAATGGtggcggtgttggtggtggcagCTGCACAGGGATGGGCAGTGGATCGGACAGTCCACTCGGGCTGAAGGTGTCCGTAAGCATTCCCACCTGCTCCGAGGGTCTCGTTGT GTTGTACGATTGTGAGTCGCATGCGGTGGTGGCAACGTACGAGGTGCAGCGGATACTGTTCTTTGCCCGCGGGCCGGTCGGTACAGCCGATCAGGCCTGCTTTGCCTTCACCTGGTCCCATGGGGAATCACAGGAAACGGCCGTCCATCAGTGCCATGTGTTTCGCTGTAACATCCCGGAAGCGGTCACGCAAGTCAGCA CATGTTTTGCGAAAGCTTTTCAACGCGTGCTCCCACCCAGCATACCGGCCAGCATGACCACATCGCTCGCCGAAAGCGGTGCCAACGTCATGCTGTCCTCCGTCACATCCGATACCGCCGGCAATCCGATCCAATCGGCCATGTACGAGTTTGCCGTTTCGGTCGAAATTaaagagaaggaaaggaaCAGCAGCTACGTCACGGTACCGCGTGACGTCAAGTCCAGCTTCCGATTGCGCTCCAAAACGGACAAGGAGGTGTGCATCACCGTGCGCCAGGTTCCGTCCGATCGGTTCCCATCGTTGCTAATCGAACGATGCTTTGGAGTGTTGCTAAGCCCTGGTCGAATAGTTCGACAGGCCGATATGCAGCTACTCGATATGGTTAGCATGGGGTACGTAAAGCCACTGGATGGAGGTGCTAATTCAGCCTCGAATGGTCCCGGAAATGGTAGCAACACTGGTGCTAATACTGcctgcaacagcaacaataccAGCGGCACCGGTGGAAGCGTCCCCAGTCCGGCCAATTTTTCCCAGTTCCCGTATCAAATAAAGGCCGAATGGAAAGCGCACGCCTTCGAGCCACTTAACATGGAAACGCCCAAAAAAGCGCTCACCGTAGCCGTCGATCTAGTCATCAAGGGCATTCAGGAACCGGTCCGATTCGTCATCGAAACGTCCGTCGCGATTCTTTCGCAAAGCGAGCTGCGGATCGTGCCGAACATGTTTACGAACAAGCGGCCGTTGCTGTTGCACTACTATCTGACGTTGCGTGAAAACGGCGAAGGCACCTGGGAGGTGGATTCGATTGATCATTCGGATGAGATCGTAGAACCGCAGGCACCGTCCACCACGTCTTCGTTGTCGTTAAATTTTAACTTCAAAAATTGGACCTTCCGCAATTCGGCCAGCGTACAGTCGATGCAGGACTTTGACGAGCCGAGCCCGACCGACTACAGCTCGGATGGGGACGAACCGTTGCTGAGTGGAACGGGTGAGGTGTCGAGAAATTGTACGGCCGCCCAGCTGGATGAATGGCAAGGTATTATACTGGAATGGTACCAGGAAGGGCCGGAAAAGCGACCAAGAAATCTTCCCAACCTAGTACGGATGGGCATTCCGGAACCGTTGCGTGGTACGGTTTGGCAGCGGTTGGCTTGTGTGGAAAATCGTACCGAAATGTTCGACTCCTATCGGGTTCTAATTACGAAGGAAACGAGCTGCGAAACGGTGATCCAGCGCGACATTAATCGGACCTTTCCGGCGCACAAGTTTTTCAAGGAAAATGGCGGCACGGGACAGGAGAATTTGTACAAGGTGTCAAAAGCGTACGCCGTGTACGATACGGAGGTGGGATACTGTCAGGGTTTGAGCTTCATAGCGGCCAGTTTGTTATTGCAC ATGCCAGAAGAGGAAGCATTTTGCGTGCTCGTAGCTCTAATGTACAACTACGGTCTCCGGGATATGTACAAGATGGGTTTCGAATCGCTCTACCTACGCCTGTATCAGCTAAACCGGCTCATGAAGGATCAGCTGCCCGATTTGTACGAACATTTCGCCCAGATGGGTGTGGAATCGCACATGTTTGCCAGCCAGTGGTTCCTGACCCTGTTTACCGCCCGCTTTCCACTGTACTTTGTGTTCTACATCTTGGACGTGTTCCTGCTCGATGGTATACCGGTGCTGTTTCAGGTCGCACTTACGCTGCTGAACGTTTGCCGCAAGGATCTGCTGGAGCTCGATTTCGAGGGCATACTGAAGTACTTCCGTGTGACACTGCCGAAGAAATGTCGCAGCGAAACGCAGGCTAAGAAGCTGATGAAGCTTTCGTTCGAGTGTAAGGTAAAGAAGCTGAAAAAGTACGAGCTAGAGTATCTGgccaaaaaggaagaaacggaacggaaggaACAGGAGCTAAAGCAGTACGAGGCGCGTTACGGCGAGGAACGGTCAAAATTGCAGCAGGAAATTGCGACACTGAACGAGAAGATTGAGGCAATGGCACGAGAAGATCGTAAGAATGCTGGCATTATACAGGATTACAAGCGGATTATTCAACGGCAGGAGGCAGAGAATGGAAAATTGCACACCATGCTGGATGATCTTACG aaaaCGATTTCAACATGCAGCAAATGTACGGCTAGCATACCACAATCGTCTCCGCTCCACAAAAGCTACGGCAAAAACTTCCAGCAGGCAAACACGGTGAACAATAATAACGAACAACATAATCATCCGCTTGCTGCGCTTGACCATCCGGACGGTGGAACAGGCCCAACGGGCATGACCGGTGGCAAAGGATCAGCTGGTGCTTCCGCTGTAATTGGAGGCCTAGGACCGCTCGATCCGTTGGTAATTGCATCGCAGCGGATACGTGAACTGGAGCTCGAATtggcacaaacaaaactggCGCAGGTTGAGGCCGAGTGTAAGAATCAG GATCTTCATCACCAGCTAAACACAACCGTTACCGAGCTGCAAGCGACCCGTAGCAGCTGGCAACCCTGGCTCTCAAAGACACTGAACTCGATACAGGAAAAAGTGGTCACAAAACGCGACGTTAATCCTCCcgctccaacgttccagtcGTATGCATCGATGGCGGATGGAAGt ACAAAGAATCACTCCAACACGCTGCCCCACGTCCGCAACAACAACCATAAACCCACGCTAGCACAGCGGCACAGTCTGGCGCAGGTGAACTTCCCCGGATCGGATAGCACCTCCAACTCCAGTGCGACCGATGCGGACGGAAACGGTGATCCACAGGTGCTTGCGAGAGCAAAGTATGACAGCAGCGTTAACATACTGTACAAGGATACACGGTGCAATAGCTTGAAGTAG